In a single window of the Trypanosoma brucei brucei TREU927 chromosome 6, complete sequence genome:
- a CDS encoding variant surface glycoprotein (VSG, atypical), putative, with protein MTLIPAHASVLLLFVVAATRYSHAADSEALNLAELTTVCSLIKIANDDGTDMPTAQLETDEIAAINEVNFSLADDYWTKAFPTDGIKTKAEAKGCEDVQSKDSCQEQWLAWQHIAHSLANKDKNNKAAKISPMQKTSSVGRAAALAAAAIAAEAATLQARFDAESRPALTDLKQKVLDDLKTAAYGAGKAETLAENKCPGAKGGNRAADCKVATAGNALCIVSVCLCAKNSGDQPNTDVCGATLTQDVTSWNEAGVKAAYRELEPHCLKMPSVKPTGANIRSLLAQLKGLYKTKGGGSGKSVILGTAGTNHDCRAEASAACVDMSASTLLAATGTATKIQWEEKLLEAANKLDAASEAATVAKVINTKLKALRAKADKLYSHLALTKPPIASQEILTPANKDQANNISKDCEAIVIPEECSLKSECEWNDKATEGEKKCKLNTTKVGQAKTQAGETKGNEQTATEKCTGKVEDVCKKEAGCKWEENKCKDSSFLPNKKLAPSMASAFVIW; from the coding sequence ATGACTTTGATACCAGCTCACGCCAGTGTGTTACTCCTGTTTGTAGTAGCAGCAACCCGATATTCGCACGCAGCCGACAGTGAAGCATTAAATTTAGCTGAACTAACCACGGTGTGCTCCCTAATAAAAATAGCCAACGACGATGGCACCGACATGCCAACAGCCCAGCTCGAAACAGATGAAATCGCCGCTATCAACGAAGTGAACTTTTCGTTAGCAGATGACTATTGGACTAAGGCCTTTCCGACGGACGGCATCAAAACCAAGGCCGAAGCCAAAGGATGTGAGGACGTCCAATCGAAAGACAGCTGCCAGGAACAATGGCTGGCATGGCAACACATAGCGCATTCCTTAGcaaacaaagacaaaaacaataaggcTGCAAAAATCTCACCAATGCAAAAAACGAGCAGCGTAGGCCGGGCAGCCGCAttagctgcagcagcaatagCAGCTGAGGCGGCAACACTTCAGGCAAGATTCGATGCGGAAAGTAGACCAGCACTAACAGACCTGAAacagaaagtgctggacgaTCTAAAAACAGCAGCGTACGGCGCAGGGAAGGCTGAAACTTTagcagaaaacaaatgcCCGGGGGCAAAAGGCGGCAACAGGGCCGCTGACTGTAAAGTAGCCACAGCAGGCAACGCTCTTTGCATAGTTTCggtgtgtctgtgtgcaAAAAACTCGGGGGACCAGCCCAACACCGATGTCTGCGGAGCGACACTAACACAGGATGTTACGTCTTGGAATGAAGCCGGCGTCAAAGCAGCGTATAGGGAACTTGAACCGCACTGCCTAAAGATGCCGTCAGTCAAACCAACAGGGGCCAACATACGCAGTTTACTAGCGCAGCTCAAAGGGCTCTACAAGACAAAGGGAGGTGGCAGCGGCAAAAGCGTAATTCTGGGGACAGCGGGCACCAACCACGACTGCCGGGCGGAAGCGAGCGCCGCTTGTGTAGACATGAGCGCATCAACCCTGCTGGCAGCAACaggcacagcaacaaagaTACAGTGGGAAGAGAAGCTATTAGAAGCAGCCAATAAACTGGACGCAGCATCAGAGGCAGCGACTGTCGCAAAGGTAATAAACACCAAGCTGAAAGCATTGCGCGCCAAAGCTGACAAACTTTACTCGCATTTAGCTTTAACCAAACCCCCCATAGCGTCACAAGAAATATTGACACCAGCCAACAAGGACCAAGCGAACAATATCAGCAAAGATTGTGAAGCAATAGTTATCCCCGAAGAATGCAGCCTAAAGTCAGAATGTGAATGGAATGATAAGGCTacagaaggagagaaaaagtgcaaattgAATACAACAAAAGTCGGACAAGCGAAAACCCAAGcgggagaaacaaaaggaaatgaacaaacagcaacagaaaaatgtACAGGCAAAGTGGAGGATGTTTGCAAGAAGGAAGCtggttgcaaatgggaagaaaacaaatgcaaagattccagttttctccccaataagaaattggctccgAGTATGgcttctgcttttgtgattTGGTAG